A window from Drosophila subobscura isolate 14011-0131.10 chromosome O, UCBerk_Dsub_1.0, whole genome shotgun sequence encodes these proteins:
- the LOC117899498 gene encoding uncharacterized protein LOC117899498, with the protein MGHIELDYRAIPKLHGCKNYWQWRILMRTYLEDKDLWKHNELKDTPQAKFLILASVEAELIEPAYDDQSCKYIFDNLESRFSAYN; encoded by the exons ATGGGCCACATTGAACTGGATTACAGGGCCATCCCCAAACTGCACGGCTGTAAAAACTATTGGCAGTGGCGCATCCTTATGCGCACCTATCTGGAGGACAAGGATCTCTGGAAGCACAACGAACTCAAGGAT ACTCCACAAGCGAAATTCCTGATCTTGGCTAGCGTCGAGGCCGAACTGATTGAACCCGCCTATGATGATCAGAGctgcaaatatatatttgataatTTGGAGAGCCGTTTTTCTGCCTATAACTAA